Proteins co-encoded in one Arachis hypogaea cultivar Tifrunner chromosome 11, arahy.Tifrunner.gnm2.J5K5, whole genome shotgun sequence genomic window:
- the LOC112723782 gene encoding zinc finger CCCH domain-containing protein 18, whose translation MDISEYTRIVFDKLQKLEPEHATKIIGYLLVQEHGEEQMIKLASYPDHLIREVAFKAKTEFQILTTLPDLRHLITLQLSSPSWDHHSFSELQKQFEIFETRMANDYCIADALPCKLRGGRRFSNEFPVKTCHYFNKGYCKHGASCRYYHGQAGNEMYGSYDYSSSSSSVQGDQVISAGSLANLETEIVELLKSRKGSPISIASLPMAYYEKYNKVLQAEGYLTESQRHGKSGYSLTKLLARWKNCIRVFDRPHGQHAVVLAEDAPKYIGKGEFGQNISASRQIYLTFPADSTFTEEDVSNYFNTFGSVEDVRIPCQQRRMFGFVTFVEPETVKMILEKGNPHYVRGSRVLVKPYKEKPKVDRKYVERIEHPDCYSSRYVGLDAELTIPRRCGNPQGLRRFLIEEQEHALEFQRRRIAELQLGRKWMSNSPHFGFDMEELKVPDDHFNHQSTGSSSSYASTDKSGYTKTEANYTDQDSCEGLNLPESPFAFPVDNEISAMV comes from the exons ATGGATATATCAGAGTACACTCGAATTGTTTTCGACAAACTTCAAAAATTGGAACCAGAGCATGCCACAAAGATAATTGGATACCTCCTTGTTCAAGAACATGGCGAGGAACAGATGATTAAATTGGCTTCATACCCAGACCACCTGATCCGTGAAGTCGCTTTCAAAGCCAAAACCGAATTCCAGATACTAACCACACTTCCAGATCTAAGGCACTTAATCACCCTCCAACTTTCCTCTCCTTCTTGGGATCATCACTCTTTCTCGGAACTTCAGAAGCAGTTCGAAATATTCGAAACAAGAATGGCAAATGATTACTGCATTGCAGATGCCTTGCCTTGCAAGTTAAGAGGCGGAAGGAGGTTTTCGAACGAGTTTCCGGTGAAAACCTGTCACTATTTCAACAAAGGCTATTGCAAGCATGGAGCTAGTTGTCGCTATTATCACGGACAGGCTGGCAACGAGATGTACGGAAGCTAcgactattcttcttcttcttcttcggttcAGGGGGATCAAGTGATTTCGGCAGGGTCTTTGGCGAATTTGGAGACGGAAATCGTGGAGCTGTTGAAATCAAGAAAAGGAAGTCCGATTTCGATAGCTTCGCTTCCAATGGCGTACTATGAGAAGTATAACAAGGTACTGCAGGCTGAAGGTTATCTTACTGAGAGCCAGAGACATGGTAAGTCTGGTTATAGTTTGACCAAGCTTCTTGCAAGATGGAAGAATTGCATTCGCGTATTTGACAG GCCTCATGGGCAGCACGCAGTGGTTTTGGCAGAAGATGCTCCAAAATACATAGGAAAGGGAGAGTTTGGTCAAAATATTAGTGCGTCAAGACAAATATATTTGACATTTCCAGCTGATAGCACTTTCACAGAGGAAGATGTTTCAAACTACTTCAA CACCTTTGGGAGTGTTGAAGATGTAAGGATTCCATGCCAACAGAGAAGGATGTTTGGATTTGTGACCTTTGTTGAACCAGAAACTGTTAAAATGATTTTGGAAAAGGGAAATCCCCATTATGTTCGTGGCTCTAGGGTGCTTGTAAAACCTTACAAGGAGAAGCCAAAAGTTGATAG GAAGTACGTAGAGAGGATTGAGCACCCTGATTGTTATTCGTCTCGCTATGTAGGTCTGGATGCAGAGCTTACAA TTCCAAGAAGATGCGGTAACCCTCAAGGCCTGAGGAGATTCCTCATTGAAGAGCAGGAGCATGCTCTTGAATTCCAAAGAAGACGAATTGCAGAGTTACAGCTAGGCCGAAAATGGATGTCGAATTCACCCCATTTTGGCTTTGACATGGAGGAGCTAAAGGTTCCTGATG ATCATTTCAATCATCAGTCCACTGGATCCTCCAGTAGTTATGCTTCAACTGACAAATCTGGATATACAAAAACAGAAGCTAACTATACTGATCAGGACAG CTGTGAAGGATTGAATCTCCCAGAAAGTCCATTTGCATTTCCGGTAGATAATGAAATTTCAGCCATGGTATAA
- the LOC112720942 gene encoding uncharacterized protein has translation MAATDVTEPAAAGRDSATAPPSLVLARIFSLGSLNNGDDDAIAAVSSHVASAVSLPLLFSSSSSGGALFLGWEFEEAEEKEKSKTQKESERKRKRKELAELTDYDGGDELRKWKEREDGLVVVVALVRKNENIERERGEGGRRGDDSGSGGEKNKVLDRHSDETIANNHLRLKTSIDAIRWLTFQACAFRGDDESPEFLNRENFIELIKLLASCNQNVNNVVLKNTPENAQYISPGVQKDILHIFARKVRATIREEIGDSKFCIIIDEARDESKREQMYVVLRFVDKHGCVQERYFDLIHEQGYDGPSNMRGEWNGLQALFLKDCPFAYYIHCLAHRLQLTLVSAAKELRVVQANNVANLIADDQLVTGSGLNQIGTLQRVGDTRWESHSNSVRSLLYMFDATCEVLEKSTEEGNFSTRGDGNAAYDAITFFEFVFVLHLMRNILEVSHDLCQALQRKNQDILNALTLVSTTKTLIQRMRESSWEAFIKEVILFCEKHEVEVPDMNALHILLQELNERFNDNMVELLTLSSTLDPRDNYKFSSVNKVCELVERFYPGDFSDQEKFHIRMQAQYYELDVPNHVELTNLCTISELCQGLTKTGKSLTYPLIDRLIRLFLPPFKLSLQLHRLSFA, from the exons ATGGCGGCGACAGATGTGACGGAGCCGGCAGCAGCAGGGCGCGACAGCGCGACAGCTCCCCCTTCCTTGGTTCTGGCTCGCATCTTCTCTTTGGGCTCCCTCAACAACGGCGACGATGATGCGATAGCGGCAGTGAGTTCCCACGTTGCCAGTGCGGTCTCGCTCCCcctactcttctcttcttcttcctcgggtGGGG CCCTTTTTCTGGGTTGGGAATTCGAAGAagcagaagagaaagagaaaagcaaaACACAGAAGGAAagcgagagaaagagaaagaggaaggagTTGGCAGAGTTGACAGATTATGACGGCGGCGACGAGCTCAGAAAATGGAAGGAGAGAGAGGATgggttagtggtggtggtggcatTGGTGAGGAAAAATGAgaacattgagagagagagaggagaggggggGAGGAGAGGAGATGATAGTGGTAGTGGTGGAGAGAAGA ACAAAGTTCTTGATAGGCATAGTGATGAAACTATTGCAAATAACCACTTAAGATTGAAGACATCTATTGATGCTATTCGATGGCTTACATTTCAAGCATGTGCATTTAGAGGCGATGATGAAAGTCCTGAATTTTTGAATAGGGaaaattttattgagttaattaagCTTTTGGCTTCCTGTAATCAGAATGTTAATAATGTTGTTCTTAAAAATACTCCTGAAAATGCTCAATATATATCTCCCGGTGTTCAAAAAGATATATTACATATCTTTGCTAGAAAAGTGCGTGCAACAATTCGAGAAGAAATTGGTGattctaaattttgtataattattgatGAAGCAAGAGATGAGTCAAAGCGAGAACAAATGTATGTGGTTTTGAGATTTGTAGACAAGCACGGTTGTGTTCAAGAAAGATATTTTGATCTTATACAT GAACAAGGTTATGATGGACCTAGTAATATGCGTGGTGAatggaatggattgcaagctctaTTTTTGAAAGATTGCCCTTTTGCTTATTACATTCACTGTCTTGCTCATCGATTACAATTAACACTTGTTTCTGCAGCCAAAGAA TTAAGGGTTGTTCAAGCAAATAATGTTGCAAACTTAATTGCCGATGATCAACTTGTGACAGGTAGTGGACTTAATCAAATTGGTACTTTACAAAGAGTTGGAGATACTAGATGGGAGTCTCATTCGAATTCTGTACGTAGCTTGCTATACATGTTTGATGCTACTTGTGAAGTTCTTGAAAAAAGCACTGAAGAAGGTAATTTCTCCACTCGTGGTGATGGTAATGCTGCTTATGATGCTATCACATTCTTTGAATTTGTCTTTGTTTTGCATTTGATGAGAAATATTTTAGAAGTTAGTCATGATCTTTGTCAAGCTTTGCAACGAAAAAATCAAGACATATTGAATGCTTTAACTCTGGTTTCTACTACCAAGACTTTAATCCAACGAATGAGAGAATCAAGTTGGGAGGCTTTCATAAAAGAAGTTATATTGTTTTGTGAGAAACATGAAGTTGAAGTTCCTGATATGAATGCATTGCATATTCTA TTGCAAGAGCTTAATGAAAGATTCAATGATAATATGGTGGAATTACTTACTTTAAGTTCAACTTTAGATCCCAGAGATAATTATAAGTTCTCCAGTGTCAACAAAGTATGTGAATTAGTAGAACGATTTTATCCAGGTGACTTCAGTGACCAAGAGAAATTTCACATTAGAATGCAAGCTCAATATTATGAACTTGATGTTCCTAATCATGTTGAGTTAACTAATTTGTGCACAATTTCGGAGTTATGTCAAGGATTAACGAAGACAGGAAAGTCTTTAACATATCCTTTGATTGATCGTTTGATTCGCTTG TTCCTTCCACCATTCAAACTGTCTCTTCAGCTACACAGGTTGTCTTTTGCCTAG